The genomic DNA CCCCCGAACATCTTCGATTATCCGGGGATATCTGGAACACCATTCGCATGCCTTGGCAGGTACCTGAGCCAGTATGAGGTTCACTGTATGGGAATCGGACTAGAAGAGGAGTGCCAGGGATCAGTACTTTTTATTTCACGTGCAGGAAATCCACCAGGTCCCGAACGTCTTGTTGAGACACTTCTCAGGCAGACCGGGGCATTTTTGCTCAGAGTAAAGGAAAATTTGAAAGAGTCATAAAACACGGGAGTGTGTGGTTTTGGGAGAGAGTCTTCCCGTGTTCTGGTATCATAATATTCAGAATATACGTAGGTTTTAAACTCATACATTCAGGTGGCCATGGTTCAGGAACGAATTTTTTCCAGGGCTTCTTCAGCTGCGATGCGGACAAAACAATTATCATACTGGCATACCTGCTCAAGATGGCGTACTGCCTCTTTGGCCCGGATATTACCAAGGGCTTCAGCAACAATGAACCGCACCATCTGATCTTCATCCTTTAAGAGTGGAAGGAGATGCGGGACCACGTTTTCATCGCCAATTGTTCCGAGTGCTTCAGCCATGAACATCCTGACCCATTCATTATCATGGACCAGGGACTGAATCATATACTGATATGCCGGTTTCCCCATGCTGGCAAGTTTCAAGGCGATTGTGCATCTTTCTTCGTTTGTACTGGACAAGAGTTTCATATAGTGGGTTTCAGGCATGCTTACACCTTGTAAGAGGTATCCATACGATCGATAGTGACCATCCGGACATAACACTCCTACACTGTTCCATTCTCATTCAGACCGGCATAAACCTACGCCATGCGAATACGAAATGCGAATATGCATATTCTCTTCAGAAAGAAAATACCATGAGATGATTTTTATCCATAGGTAATCAAAAAAGTTCAACTTCTCCCATATCCAGGATTGGTACATCACAGATCACAACCTCCATCAGAATCAGTCATCAGGAAATATGTCACATCCAGGATGCGGTATGACAGACATGAAAACCCGAGTATACCATATATAAATACGTGTACTGGAGTCCTGCTTCACAGATCATTACATCTTGTGAGACATGATACTATCATATGTCCAGCTTGCCAGTGCCCGTATGTGCGGAAGAAAGAATATCCATTCATCCGTCATCCGGCCCCTTATTGAGTCAGAAATCGCCTCCTTCCGGTGTCCTGGGAGAACAAAATCCTGCGATGAAGGAGAGAATTTCTGATGCTGTTCTCATTCTTGATGAATACCTTGGTATATCATACTACAATCAGGAATTCTCCTATCTGGAATCAGCTGATGAACGAAATTACATCGGAAAAAATCTCATGCAATGTTTCTTCCGGATGATTCCCCCCTCCATGTACGAGTACATCGAGACGATTGTGCCGGGAATGGTAATCAGGAAGACCTATACCATCCATGCCGCTGATCAGGACTACTGCTTTCAGTACCACATACTGGGGACTTTGCATGGGAACGGACGGCCGTGAGTAATCATCCTGATAAAACCAGAACCGGATAATTTGTGTACCTGACCGATAGAAAGGCGATAGATAGAACCAATAGAGCACACTGGATAGGAATGCAGAACATAGTTGAGATGAGGAGGAGTTCAATACCTGCACGGACCTGACATACTGGCCCGTACGGGTATTCTGATTTATTCAGAAAATCCGGAATAAAAAAAAAGGGGAAAAGAGGGAAAATTATTCAGGATGACTCTGCATTTTGAGGGTTTTTATTTCAGGATCTTTTCAATTGCTTCTTCTGCACTGACACGGACAAAGCAATTATCCTCTCTGCACACTTCTTCAAGATAAGGAATAGCATCTTTTGAACCAAGATTTCCAAGGGACTCTGCTGCCATGAACCGAACCATCTGGTCCTCATCTTTCAGAAGTGGAAGCAGGTTTGGGAGTGCCTGGGCATCACCTATGTTTCCAAGTGCTTCGGCCATGAACATTCGGACCCATTCATTCTCATCTGCAAGTGACTGGACAATATATTGATATGCTGGTTTTCCGATCTTTGCAAGATCAAGCGCTACGGAGCATTTTTCTGCTTTGTCGCAGGATACAAGACGTTTATAATGCGTTTCGGGCATAACTATCACCTATGGGAGAACCAGGACGAACAGCACACAGGAAAACTGTCCGCATGATTGTTCCCGACCTCCCTACTCACAACTCTTGTGAGAACCGGTTATTAAGCATACGCCATGCGTATACGAAATGCAATTGTGCATATCAAAAATCAGAGAGTAATCAATACTACTGAACCAAAGGGATTTTATTAAGCTTGAATATCATACTGAGCGAGAGCTCATTGAGAGATTTCTCATGATTTTCTGATCTCGAGTATCATACGCAGTCTGTCAGTCAGCTCTGATCACTGCGCCATGACGAATCCTCTCTGATCATGATCATCCAACTGGGAGATTTCAGGGGAATGTAATGCATGGAGTCATGCCTTTTCTGTATAAGAAATGCATAGAATATATAGATAACCCTAAAGGACTCCAATTAAACCTTTTTCAAATAATTTTACACCAAAGGAAGTATGTTCACCCGTGGCATCATGGTGCTGGTGACACGGCGAACAAAGGAGAGAAGCCATGAAAAGACTCATCGTTTCAGGACTTCGGACCTGTGACCGAAAGGACATCGTCGAAGCTGAAATCTCGAAATATATTATGGAGATAGGAGGCGTCGATGAGATCGTGTCCGGTGGTTCAGAAGGTGTGGACCTCTTTGCCAAAGAATATGCACAGGAGAATGGAATTAAGTATGTTGAGTTCCTTCCAGACTGGCAGAGTCATATCAATGCAGCCAGTTTTATCCGGGATGCCCGAATGGTTGAGTATGGCACTCATCTGCTTGTCCTCTCAAACGGAATCAGCAAAGAATCTTTAAACCTTATCGAAGAGGCCAGAAGAAACCGCCTCACTATCAAAACAATCGGCGTCTTTAAAGGAATGCCCGGACATGAAAGCGGGTATGCCGGTGCATATCCGGGAACATTCTATTAATGCCATACGGTATCTCCTCCGTCCCTCCAAATACATACCCGGATGCATGAGACCCTCCTCTCATGTCTTTTGTTTCTGTTGACTGACTGTCCCACCCTTTTTTTCGCATATCATGATTACTCCTGAGAGAGAATATCGGATTATGAATAATCTAAAGAAGAAAATGGAACCAAGAGATATTCGGGAAGAGAGAATTGCAGGATTTTATTTTACGTTTTAATTTAATATATAAAAGTATTTTTTATGGAGTTTAGATAAGATACCTATTTTTAACCACAAATGCAAGGATGTTTGTTCACATGTGCATCGGTGCTGATGCCACATGAACCAGGAGAGAATGATCATGAAGAAACTCATTGTAACCGGCCTTCGGACCTGCGAAAGAAAAGACCTCGTATATGCAGAAATCAGCAAGTATATCTCTGAAATTGGCGGAGTTGACGAGATTGTATCAGGTGGATCCAAAGGTGTTGACACCTATACCAGACAGTATGCAGAAGAACACGGCATTAAGTTCAAGGAGTTCACCCCTGACTTCCAGAGCCATATCAATGCTGCAACCTTCATCCGTGATTCAGAGATGGCAGAATATGGAACTCACCTGCTTGTCCTCTCAAACGGAATCAGCAAGGAATCAAAGAACCTCATCGCTGAAGCACGATCACACAATCTTCAGGTAAAAAGTGTCGGAGGATTTGAAGGACCTTCAGAGAGTGAGATGTACAGACCTGGTACCGTCCCGACCCTTTACTAAACACCATCCCCAAATTCCTCGGGATCTCTATCACCATACATGGGAGATACCCTCCTTTATCCCATGTTTCATGAAATAAAACGCATGGAACGTTTTTATTCTTCAAAAGCTCATCATTTCTGACATGGATGCTTTTTTGCCTGAAGATATCTCCCCACAGACGACGGATGAAAAACCTCACCCGCTTCTGAAATATCTGAAGGGCTTTCAGGCAGGTTACGAATTTTCTGAATTATCACCAGAAGAGCAGTCCCTCTCAACAGAGATCATTGATGATTTCTCTTATTATATGTGGTTGTATCAGGATCAGACACCGGGCAACTGGACAAAGGATGGAGTTGAAAGGACATTGCTCATTCACTATCCCAGGTCGCTCATCCATTGCGAGGAGTATATTCTGGCGGTCCCGATCATTTTGTCCCGTTTTTTTGCATACTGTGCATCAGATAACCAGATGATAGGAGAAGAAGATCTTCCGGACCATATGCCGGCTCTGACCACTCAGTATTATTGCCGGATGGATGAATCACAGTATTGGGGACCGAGAAAAGCATTCATCTTCCTTGCGCTCGCCGCCGGCGTTGATAGTTCCCGGGATGATGCCATGTCCACCTTTATCTACCGATTCATTCAAAACCAGGTTCCAGGAAAAGATGAACAGACCATACGCTCCTTAACGCACGTCTTATACGAATGGCTGTTCCCTTTCTCTGACTCCAGGGAGCTCGCATCCCTGGATCCGGATTCCTACCGGCATTGTGCACCAGTTATCAGCACACTTATAAAATACCTGGTTATTGGATGCGGGATTCCTCCCATGGAATGGACAGGGGCAGATATATCGCGATCTCTTACCGATCTTCTCATCACAAGCCCGGACCTTGAAAACAGGCAGCACTATATCGTCCCCATCCTCCTATCTTTCTTTACCTTCCTTTCAAAAGAGCAGTTACAACCCCATGCTGATGAGATATGTCATGTATTGGCTTCTCCTGACCGGAAGATATGACCAGCCCCCCCATAATCACCTTCCGGTTGGATACTCTGTTATAAACAATAATTTTATCCTTCAGCCATGTCAGTTAAGCAGATAAGGATAAATGCTACTTTATAATTTATAAAAGTATGCCATAAGGACTCCTGAAAAAATATCTATTTTTAACGTCAAATGCAAGGATGTTTGTTCACAAGTGACATCATGGTGCTGATGACACACGAACCATAAGGAGAGAATGACCATGAAGAAACTCATCGTGACAGGACTTCGGACCTGCGAAAGAAAAGACCTCGTATATGCAGAAATCAACAAGTACATCTCGGAGATCGGTGGAGTTGATGAGATTGTATCCGGAGGATCCGGTGGAGTTGATATGTTCACGAAAGAATATGCACTGGAACATGGCATTACGTTCAGGGAATTTGCCCCGGATTTCCAGAGCTATATCAATGCAGCCACCTTTATCCGTGATTCAGAGATGGCAGAATACGCGACCCACCTGCTTGTCCTCTCAAACGGAATCAGCAAGGAATCAAAGAACCTCATCGCTGAGGCAAAGGCAAACAATCTTCAGGTAAAAAGCGTCGGTGGCTTTGAAGGACGTTCCGAGGCAGATTACTACCACACCGGTGCAGTCCCGACCCCATACTAACCCTATACCAATCTTTCTGATTCCTCACCTATCACATACCATGAGAAATACCCTCTATTTCTCTTACATGTTTATTATCAAGCCTTTTCCCGATTATTCATAGTATATCATTTTTTGTGCCCTGGATTCAAATCATCATCTTCATCTGTATACACAGCATGATGTTTTTAAAAGGCATGTAGGATATGCTCGTCTATGAAATCAAATCCTGACACCTCACTACACATCCTGATCGTTGAGGATAACCGGACTCAGGCAGAATATCTCCGCCATCTCCTTGAAAAACGGGGACATCAGGTTACGGTATCACAGAACGGTTTTGAAGCTTTGGAGAGAATTGAAGAGAAGAGACCGGATATCATCCTTACTGATGTGATGATGCCTGATATGGACGGGTATACCCTGTGTAAAACGGTAAAACAGCATGAAAAGTTTCACGACATCCCTGTCATCCTGGTGACGCATCTGTACAGCCCGGTGGATGTGATCAAGGGTCTTGAAGCCGGTGCTGATAACTTCATCATTAAACCCTATGATCCTGAGTATATCTTCTCCCGGATAACGGGCATCATGCAGGCAAAGAATCATCCAGGCACACAAGAGCCTGTCCAGCCGCTTGATGTGGTATTCTCCAGTGAAGTACATACCATCGCATCAAGCCGGATGCAGATCCTGAACATTCTTCTTTCAACCTATGAAACCGCGGTCAAGAATAACAGCGAACTGCAGGTAGCCCATGAACGGCTCCATTATACGAACGCACAGCTGCAGAAACTGATTGAAGATCTTGAGCAGACAAATGAGTCACTTCATCTGAAAAATCTTGAACGAGGCAGGCTCGAGACCGCACTGGCTGCCGCACATGAAAAGATCGAGATTCTCTCAGAGGCGCTCAAACAGATATATCAGATTCGGGTGCAGCCGGCAGACGAGATTCTTTCAGTACAGGCATCATTACCGGATGTAGGAGAGGGGATCAGTACTGCTTCTTCGCACCTGCATGCCGGTATGATCGCCCTGAAAAATATCCGGCAGTATATCAGAACAGGAACAATGCCCCGGACATGGCTGGGTATCAGAAACAGTATTAATAATACGATTGACCGGGTGCGCAGGCAGTCAATCAGGTATGAAAATCTCATTCCTGAAGACATTGAGATTTATGCCGATCCCTGCTTTGAACACGTCCTCTCAGATCTCATCGTTGCCCTTCAGGATGGAGATGAGAAGCCAACGGAGATGCGGTTCTCGTTTCATGTGAAAGAGAACGGATATGTCATCATCTGTGAAAACAATGACCAGGGAATAGCAGAGACTGACAAGGAAAAGATATTCACCTTTCACCATGGTCTGTTGTCACATCCATCCCTCTGTCTTATCAGGGAGATGCTGGCACTCTCCGGCATGGATATTGCAGAGACGGGGATACAAGGCCATCGGACACGATTTGAGATCGGGTGCCCGGAATCATCAGTCCGGTTTGGATCAGATATTCAGGACCTCTAAAACATGGGGTTTTAATCCGATTCAGAAAAGAACAGCCCTTTCAAAAACAGGGGATATCGAGGAAGGGTTATTCATACCAGAATGAACACATGTTCGGTGATTGTGATATATTGGCCCCTGTTTTCCTGTGTGTGATTTTAGCGTTCAGAGCAGACTCCGGCTCAATAGCGTGAAGACCTCGCCTCACACATGAGCATACAAAATTCGCCCTATGGAGATTAATAGGTAAATAAACGGGTGGCCGAAAGAATAAATCTTATTAACAAAAACATAAAACCGTGGATTCCGGTAGTTCAAAAATAAATCAGGATATCCTGGAGACCTTTACCAAGGGAAAAAAATCCCTGAGTATATCAGATATCTCCCGTTTATCCGGCCATCACAGACACACCGTTGCCCGGTACTTAGACAACCTGGTATCATCCGGAAAACTTGAGATGCGCCAGCATGGGCAGAAGAAGAAGTACTATTTGTCAGATATCCAACCGGAATCCTCCATACTCAACTTTTCGCCTCACATGCTCATCATCCTGAACATGGATCTCTCCATTAGATGGGCAAATGATTCATTTTTACGGATGATACATTCAACAATTGAAGCCATCTCCAACCTGAGCATTGAAGCACTACATCTTGATGACCTGTTTGGCCCTGACCTTGTTGCAGCAATCCGGATGGTCCGACCTGGTGAAACACGATCAGAAGAGGCACGAATTATCCGTGAAGAGAAAGAGACGCTGTACCTGTTTACCATATCCGCCGTCTCGTTCTTCCAGGAACGTCCTGCGCTTGTGATCACCGGGGAGGACATTACTGAAAAGAAGGCCCTTCAGGAGGCAATACGTACAAGTGAGTCAAATCTTCGTCTTATCACCGAATCAGTTCATGACATGATCATCAGGTGGGAGCCTGACGGAATGATATCCTATGTCTCACCTGCATGTGAACTGCTCACCGGGTATGTCTCCCAGGAACTGATGGGAAAGACGATATCAGAATTTATTCATCCCGAAGATCTCCCCCGGTTTCAGAATGGTGGTGAAACCGAGACGGTGAACTGGTCCCGCCTCCCTTCATCATTCAGATTCCGGACGCTGAAAGGGAAATGGATATGGTTTGAGACCACCACAACCCCCCGGCTTTCAGAGACCGGCGAGATTCTGGACTATATTTCGGTCTGGCGGGATATTACCGCATGGCTTGAGGCAGAGACCAAGCTGGCACTGAGTGAAGAAAAATACCGCCGTCTTTTTGAGGGTGCAAAAGATGCCATTATCCTTATGGAACTGACCGAGAACTTAAAGCATGCACGATTTCGTGAAGTAAATAACCTGACCTGCCAGCTGACCGGGTATACCTATCAGGAGTTTCTGACCCTTTCCCTGTCTGATATCATTCCTGAATCCATGGAGGAGTATTTTAATGAGGTTACTGAAAAGTTCATGCAGAATGAACAGGGGTTCTTTGAGATAGATCTCGTTCGCAAGGATGGGAGTCTGGTCCCGGTTGAAGTAAATGCCCACCTCTTTTACCTGCAGGGAAAACCGGTTGTTCTCGCAATTACCCGTGATATCACTGAACGGAGAAAGACTGAAGCAGCGATTAAAGAAGCACACCAGCGTCTTGAAGACATACTTGAATTCCTCCCCGACCCGGTCTTCGTGCTTGATACTGAAGGAACAGTGACGGCATGGAACCGGGCTATGGAAGAACTAACCGGGACAAAAAAGGAGGATATTATCGGATGTGGAGATTATGCCTGTGCAGTCGCCTTTTATCATCAGAAACGGCCGGTCCTCGCAGATTATATCCTCCATCGCGATGAAACCGTCCTCTTTCGGTATAACAATCCGGATATCGACGGAGACCGGGTCACGGTTGATGTTCAGACCCTGCATCCGGTTACAAAACAGCGAATCTGGCTGTGGATAAAGGCAGCTCCAATATATAATCTCAACGGGGACATCATCGGAGTCATTGAGACCCTGAGGGATATCAGTGAACGAAAGATAATGGAGTTGGAGATTCGAAAACAGAACGCGATTTTCGAAGCGGTAAGCCGGGCTGCTTCAGATATTCTCCAGTCAGCAAACTTTGAAGATGCTGCTCTTCGGACCATCGGCTTGATTGGAGAGGCAACATCCGTCAGTCGTGTCTGCCTTCTTGAAAAGGCACCCTCATCCAGTATCCAGCTTATCAGATCAGAACTTGAATGGAATGCGAAAACAGGAATTGTCGGACGGACCCGGTCTCCCTTATCAATGAGACTGAAAAATGACGATGAAGGATCGATCATAGAGGATGTGTTCGTACAAGAGAAGACCATCTACAGTCTGGTAAAAGATCTCAAGGGAAGTGATCGTCGGATTCTTGAACCGGAAGGAGTAAAATCAATCCTTCTCGTCCCTATCAAAACCAAAACTGATATCTGGGGTGCTGTCGGGTTTCTTGAAACAAACTCTGAGCGTATCTGGAGTCGAAAAGAGATTAGTGCTCTAGAAATCGGATCATCGCTCATCGGAAGTGCTCTCATGAGATTTGAAGCCGGGGAAAATCTTGAAAAGAGTGAGAAACAGTTCAGAACCCTGGCTCAGAACATTCCTGGGATCGTGTTCAGGGTCTCACTTGCCGGTTCAGACATGGAGTTTTACAACGACCATCTCGAATCGGTGACCGGATACACCGCAAAAGAACTTGCAAGCGGACAGATCAGCTCTCTTATCCCACTTATTTTTCCTGATGACAAACAGCGGGTTATTCAGGCAAAGAAAGAGTCAATCAAAACAGGAGAGCCATACGAGATAGAGTACCGGATTATTGACAAGTTTGGACATATAAGGGTCATGAGCGAGCGTGGCAGACCAGTCGCTGATGAAACCGGACTTGTCGTCAGTATTGACGGCATTATTCAGGAAGTTGGATCAGGATAGCCTGAAGGACGAATCAGGTGCAACCGGGGAGTACCCGGAAAACAACCGTCGCTTATTCACAAAATGCCTGTTCAAAGGCCATCTGGTTATGAGAGTACCGAAAATGTCTTCGAATGGCAACACTTTTACTGATTGGATTTATCCATGACGGGTGGCGATTTGCCAGAGGCGATGCGTGATAAATGAAAAATTCGCCATTCCCTGTTTTATACATAAATGAACCCCGTTCTTCTCGTTCTCCAATCAGAATGGAGGTTCTCGTGTCATATATATGACCATTTATTATCTCTTTCACGTGCACCTGCGCAACGATGCGCCTGAAATAAACGGCCTTTGAGAATATAATACTGATGGAGGAGAGATGGAATACCTAAATCAGGAAATATTCGCATTTTGCAGCGCCGGGACATATTTCTGGTCTATCGTGGAGAGATGCTCATTAAGCCAGTTGGTGAGGAAAATGGTCACTTCTGCACTGAGCGCTTCATCATTCTGATTGTATTTAAATAAAAAATCATTCACCTTCGAGATAAATGCATCATGAAAGATCCGGTGTTCGGCCAGATCAGAATAACCTGCCCTCTCCATGAGAGATTCCTCGGTCTGGAAATGGTACTCTGCGTACCGGTTCATCTCCTCAATCACATACGATACTTCCTCTTTACCCCGTTTTTGCAATAATGCCTCAAACATCCGGTTCAGAAGTGAGATAAGATGTTTATGCTGGTCGTCGATTGATTGAATACCGGTCGAATATACCTCATCCCATACAATAAATGCCATGCACGATTCTCTATCTCAAATGATATGAAACCTGTGATATCATGCGTTGGAAAAAAATAAAATGTAATTTATTTTCGGATATAAAACCTGACCGTTCCCTCCTCTTTTCCCGGTCCGTCCGGAATAAACCCGTTCTTTTGAAGGACCCGGACTGATGGATAGAGGTGCGGGTAAGTAGTCGCATACACCGTCCCGAAATCTCCCTGTGAAAACACAAAGTCAAGGATGGTGCCGACCGCTTCGGTTGCATACCCCCGGCACTGGAATGCCTCAAGCACTGAATAGCCGATCTCACAGGTCCCATCCTCGTTTATATAGAGCCCGCCACTTCCAATCAGAACCGGGCGACTGCTTCTCCCATCCGATTTCAAAATCCAGTACCAGGCACATAACCGGCAGGATGACGGATCAGTGAGCATTCCGATAAATTCATGAAGGGTTTCTTTGGTGACAAGTGGCGGAGGCCAGTCTCCTGGAACATCTGCATCCAGCAGGAGGGATAATCCGTAGTTTTCTTTCAGTTCTGCAGTACAACTGGCGACCGTTACCGGAACCAGACTCAGTCGATGACTCGAAAGTTCGTGTGCTATCATGGATAATTGATTCTGTTATTCGCATACGCTACTGAAATCTAAAAGCCAGGAGAACCAGTATAACGGGAGTTTTACAAGAAAAACACACCATCATGCACGGAAGATGCTTCCCGGAAAAGTCCTGACAGAAGGGAGATCAACCGGACAATCATGGCATCACCAGAGAAATATTGGATATAATACAATATACCGCTTTTTTCCCCTGTCAAAGAAAACAAAAGACAAATATGAAGAACCGAAAACGGTATATGATGAGCGGGCTGTCGCCGTTATACCGAATACTGTTTGCTATCCTCCTCATTTTTATATGTGTTGCAGGGTGCCTTGATGAAAAATCTGAACAGGGGAGAGTGATTGAGAACGAGCAGAACAGAGGTGTTGTTCCGGTATTCTCACCAGCCAGGGTATCGCAACAACAGACTATTGAAGATGCCCGGAATGTCTGTGATGCGGTCACACAAACCCTGACAGCCGAACTTGAGACCATCAATATCGCCCTTAGGAAAGGCGCGGACTATCTGGTAATGCAGGGGGTGAACAGCCCTCATGCAGAGAAGGTTTTGTCAGAGACCAGGAACGCTTCACCATATACATATAGTCCCATTCTCCTGAATCATGAACTTATCATAACCGGCGTTGCATCAGACGAGTATGCCGGGATCATCGGATCTGATCTCTCAAACCAGGGACATCTGCAGGACGCAATCACCCTGAAAAAGCCGGTCATGGGAGGACTCATCCAGACGGTTGAGGGAATTTTGGCAACTCCCATCAGCTACCCAGTCATTGTGAACGGTACGGTAACCGGAGTTCTTTCAGTCCTTATCGAGGAGAAAGAGATCTTTTCAGATGCCATCCTTATGGCTGATCCGGAGAGGAGATATGAGACATTCATCATGCAACCGGACGGTCTCGTCATCTATGATACCGATCCACTCCAGATCAATAAAAACGTCTTTACAGATTCATTCTTCCAGAAGCATCCATCCCTCACTGCAATTGTTCATCGGATAAAGAATGAGACCAGTGGAACCGGCGCATATGAATTCCAGAACGATATGTCACCTGATCTGGTGACAAAAGTAGTAGTCTGGAACACCACCGGCCTGTATGAAGGAGCCTGGCGGATAGTTGTCAGCCGGGTAATCTGTGAGACCTGACCCCCAGGTTTATTCCAGGGAACCGGTCAGGAGGGTTG from Methanospirillum hungatei JF-1 includes the following:
- a CDS encoding HEAT repeat domain-containing protein; the encoded protein is MPETHYMKLLSSTNEERCTIALKLASMGKPAYQYMIQSLVHDNEWVRMFMAEALGTIGDENVVPHLLPLLKDEDQMVRFIVAEALGNIRAKEAVRHLEQVCQYDNCFVRIAAEEALEKIRS
- a CDS encoding HEAT repeat domain-containing protein codes for the protein MPETHYKRLVSCDKAEKCSVALDLAKIGKPAYQYIVQSLADENEWVRMFMAEALGNIGDAQALPNLLPLLKDEDQMVRFMAAESLGNLGSKDAIPYLEEVCREDNCFVRVSAEEAIEKILK
- a CDS encoding DUF2493 domain-containing protein, producing MKRLIVSGLRTCDRKDIVEAEISKYIMEIGGVDEIVSGGSEGVDLFAKEYAQENGIKYVEFLPDWQSHINAASFIRDARMVEYGTHLLVLSNGISKESLNLIEEARRNRLTIKTIGVFKGMPGHESGYAGAYPGTFY
- a CDS encoding DUF2493 domain-containing protein; its protein translation is MKKLIVTGLRTCERKDLVYAEISKYISEIGGVDEIVSGGSKGVDTYTRQYAEEHGIKFKEFTPDFQSHINAATFIRDSEMAEYGTHLLVLSNGISKESKNLIAEARSHNLQVKSVGGFEGPSESEMYRPGTVPTLY
- a CDS encoding DUF2493 domain-containing protein; amino-acid sequence: MKKLIVTGLRTCERKDLVYAEINKYISEIGGVDEIVSGGSGGVDMFTKEYALEHGITFREFAPDFQSYINAATFIRDSEMAEYATHLLVLSNGISKESKNLIAEAKANNLQVKSVGGFEGRSEADYYHTGAVPTPY
- a CDS encoding response regulator encodes the protein MKSNPDTSLHILIVEDNRTQAEYLRHLLEKRGHQVTVSQNGFEALERIEEKRPDIILTDVMMPDMDGYTLCKTVKQHEKFHDIPVILVTHLYSPVDVIKGLEAGADNFIIKPYDPEYIFSRITGIMQAKNHPGTQEPVQPLDVVFSSEVHTIASSRMQILNILLSTYETAVKNNSELQVAHERLHYTNAQLQKLIEDLEQTNESLHLKNLERGRLETALAAAHEKIEILSEALKQIYQIRVQPADEILSVQASLPDVGEGISTASSHLHAGMIALKNIRQYIRTGTMPRTWLGIRNSINNTIDRVRRQSIRYENLIPEDIEIYADPCFEHVLSDLIVALQDGDEKPTEMRFSFHVKENGYVIICENNDQGIAETDKEKIFTFHHGLLSHPSLCLIREMLALSGMDIAETGIQGHRTRFEIGCPESSVRFGSDIQDL
- a CDS encoding PAS domain S-box protein, which translates into the protein MDSGSSKINQDILETFTKGKKSLSISDISRLSGHHRHTVARYLDNLVSSGKLEMRQHGQKKKYYLSDIQPESSILNFSPHMLIILNMDLSIRWANDSFLRMIHSTIEAISNLSIEALHLDDLFGPDLVAAIRMVRPGETRSEEARIIREEKETLYLFTISAVSFFQERPALVITGEDITEKKALQEAIRTSESNLRLITESVHDMIIRWEPDGMISYVSPACELLTGYVSQELMGKTISEFIHPEDLPRFQNGGETETVNWSRLPSSFRFRTLKGKWIWFETTTTPRLSETGEILDYISVWRDITAWLEAETKLALSEEKYRRLFEGAKDAIILMELTENLKHARFREVNNLTCQLTGYTYQEFLTLSLSDIIPESMEEYFNEVTEKFMQNEQGFFEIDLVRKDGSLVPVEVNAHLFYLQGKPVVLAITRDITERRKTEAAIKEAHQRLEDILEFLPDPVFVLDTEGTVTAWNRAMEELTGTKKEDIIGCGDYACAVAFYHQKRPVLADYILHRDETVLFRYNNPDIDGDRVTVDVQTLHPVTKQRIWLWIKAAPIYNLNGDIIGVIETLRDISERKIMELEIRKQNAIFEAVSRAASDILQSANFEDAALRTIGLIGEATSVSRVCLLEKAPSSSIQLIRSELEWNAKTGIVGRTRSPLSMRLKNDDEGSIIEDVFVQEKTIYSLVKDLKGSDRRILEPEGVKSILLVPIKTKTDIWGAVGFLETNSERIWSRKEISALEIGSSLIGSALMRFEAGENLEKSEKQFRTLAQNIPGIVFRVSLAGSDMEFYNDHLESVTGYTAKELASGQISSLIPLIFPDDKQRVIQAKKESIKTGEPYEIEYRIIDKFGHIRVMSERGRPVADETGLVVSIDGIIQEVGSG
- a CDS encoding bacteriohemerythrin, which encodes MAFIVWDEVYSTGIQSIDDQHKHLISLLNRMFEALLQKRGKEEVSYVIEEMNRYAEYHFQTEESLMERAGYSDLAEHRIFHDAFISKVNDFLFKYNQNDEALSAEVTIFLTNWLNEHLSTIDQKYVPALQNANIS
- a CDS encoding GNAT family N-acetyltransferase, producing the protein MIAHELSSHRLSLVPVTVASCTAELKENYGLSLLLDADVPGDWPPPLVTKETLHEFIGMLTDPSSCRLCAWYWILKSDGRSSRPVLIGSGGLYINEDGTCEIGYSVLEAFQCRGYATEAVGTILDFVFSQGDFGTVYATTYPHLYPSVRVLQKNGFIPDGPGKEEGTVRFYIRK
- a CDS encoding cache domain-containing protein; this encodes MKNRKRYMMSGLSPLYRILFAILLIFICVAGCLDEKSEQGRVIENEQNRGVVPVFSPARVSQQQTIEDARNVCDAVTQTLTAELETINIALRKGADYLVMQGVNSPHAEKVLSETRNASPYTYSPILLNHELIITGVASDEYAGIIGSDLSNQGHLQDAITLKKPVMGGLIQTVEGILATPISYPVIVNGTVTGVLSVLIEEKEIFSDAILMADPERRYETFIMQPDGLVIYDTDPLQINKNVFTDSFFQKHPSLTAIVHRIKNETSGTGAYEFQNDMSPDLVTKVVVWNTTGLYEGAWRIVVSRVICET